The Ornithodoros turicata isolate Travis unplaced genomic scaffold, ASM3712646v1 Chromosome45, whole genome shotgun sequence genome contains the following window.
CATACAGATCACGGAGTGGGATTCATATGTCAACCCGTAAACTTCTACTGCATATGAGATGTGGCTATGAAATAAGGAATAATAAATCATTAGTAGGCTCCGTATTGGCAGGATGAATTTTAGCCGTGATAACGCATATAATCCACTTGTGACTTTCTTTCTGACATGCTCAATATGAAATCGCCATGACAAGTGAGAGTCGATGTGCAGCCCGAGAAACTTtatattttcagcatttttaaGTTCGATATCCCTGAAACGTAATTCTAAGTTACTTGTGTCTAGCACTCTTTGTTTAGGGTGGAAAATAATGTAGCAAGACTTATCAAGGTTAGGTCTTAATTTGTTTATACAAAGCCATACACTCAAAGACAGCTGTGCGTAATGCGTTAACAGACGTTATGCGTAAACACTCCTTCTTATGAGAAGCAAACCGGGAACGTGGTTATTGTATGTACGTATCAcaatgcacaacgcagtattaaaataattttGTCCCCCTATGCTCGTCCCCCGGCAGACaaccgcaggatgtacgcaactGACCATCACTGGAAGCTATCTAATGACGACACTCTGTGGCCCTCCTCCAGACATCCCATCGCGGATGGGGACGTGATGACACCTTGAGGAAGTCCTGAGTTCCGCGGGTGTTCTTGAGGGGTAGATATGGTACGATGGCGTCAAACCTAAGGCACAGTTCAGCACCAGGAAGCTGCTCGAACATTTCTTCAATCAATCTCAATTTCGTCATCGCCAGTGGATCCTCCAGCAGCACCGGAAGTACTAGCTCCGTAATTGTCGATGGAATCGACTATACTCTTGTAATCCAGCGAAAATGCTAGATCCCTCGCCGTACGATTTCGGTTGTCCTTCAGGTCGACGTTGGAGTTCTTGTCAAGGAGAAACTGAACAATCGCTCCGTCGCCAGCCATAGTCGCCCAGTGCAGCGGTGTGTAGCCATCTTTGTCTTGAACGTTAACGTCAGATCCCGCATCGAGAAGTGACTTCACGATGTCTGGGTAAGCCATATAGGAGCACCAATGGAGAGCTATCCTCTTGAAGTCATCCTGAACATTCACGTCGACTTTATGCTCTATGAGTAACTCCACAATAGCCTTGTGTTCATTCGTCGCGGCTACGTGCAAGGCTGTTAAACCTTTTTGGTCTCGAGCGTTTATGTCTGCACCAGCTTCGAGAAGCGCTTTCACGGACTCCGTGTTTCCATTGTACGCTGCCCAGTACAACGCCGTGCGATTCTTTTCGTCCAGGGCATCCACGTTGGTGCTCTCAacttctttcattttctttatgACCTCAGTGTGTCCGTTTGTGGCAGCCCACTGTAGCGGAGTCTTCCCTATTTTGTCCGGTGCATTCTGATCTGCATCCTTAAGTAGGCCGACAACCTCCGTGAACccacgaatccctccccagtgCAGGGGTGTCAGCTTATTTTCGTCGCCAATGTCCAACTTGATACCTTCTTTCTTGATGAGCAACTCTACGACCTCCTTAGCATTACTGGCAACTCCCATGTGCAATGCTGTCAAACCGTTCTTTGCTTGGATGTTGACGTCGATGTTTTCTACCCTGAGTAGCCTTTCGACTGCTTGAGGTTTGTCCATAAATGCCGCCCAATGCAGCGCAGTTCGATAGTTCGAGTCTTTGGCGTTGACATCTGAATGGGGCAGCAGCATTTCCATAATCTCCATGTGACCATTGTACGCCGCAATAGCTAACGGCGTTAATTCGTTGTCGTCCCCTTGTTTGGCCAACGACGGGTCCTTTTGCAGTAGTTGCTCGACAGATTTGATGTCGTTCATGTACGCACATCTGTGCAGCGGTTTCCAACCACTTTCATCCGCTGCCATTGTGCAGTGTGGAAGGTGCTATCGGCTGGTGTCACGGAGTGACGCTGGCAGATCAGGATGTGGCCGTAGTTTGATAGTTGCGATGATCCTGCGGAGATATTGCGTATGGTATAGTAAGAGCCAATGACAGCATAACAGTTGATCGCATTTAAAGTGATAGGCGACACACCCTTTTGATATAttcaggctatccaagctaaatgcgaacatatctCTTAAATATATACATACAGATATTTATGTATGACTTTTTCCGAGGGTGGACTCAGTTTGCATTATACCATAGGGTGATGGGCACTTCTTAAAAGGGCATTATCAAGCTCCTAAGGCAGtgccttaattaactttcaatttAATTCGCTTTTTAATTccaaaagctacgaagttgtcccaataagAACATCTGGTACCTTTGGttacctgataccggagccgttttcgtAACAAAAATCAGTTCGATGGATCgaccgcaaaaaattcgtgaaagaacaccatttttctttattttgttcattgcgcaacTTCGGAGACACGGCTTTCTTTCGAAGGGTGAAGGGACACAGTGCTGCCTCATGCGTCTAAGATGAGCttcaacttgcggaaacaaaacacaaacaaatgTATGGGGTGACTCCATATGGGCATTTGCTCACCccatacatttgtttttgttttgaccTAAGGGACCAGATTTTCACATTGGGACAGCTTCGTAGCTTTCattattaaaaagttaattatgaAAATGAATTAaggcattgccttaggagtttgctaatgccttcgtaaggagtgcccttcagcctaTGCTATCACGCAATTGATTtcgtctcggaaaaagtgatataccgATATTTTTCAAAAGATATGCAGGCATtatagctgggacaccctgtataattatGGAGTAAGGTgatcaataaacctctacccgagaaacgtcaacatgacgttggtagacacaccgaaaccaaaacagatcggaaggggagtgctgggttccacgaatggggacttgttcgctgcctcctattgaaagaaaagtaggaccgaagatcgcgtccttttcagagaccatcgtaatcccctcaagaccgtggctttcgggcgcgatcttgttcgccactagcattgaacgtagttcaactctaccaaactcgtggcgctgtcgaaccttatgacgtcatttgtttacaatcaggtagaggtctattgcactCTTATAGAACCCTCAGTTTCGAATGATAATACATGATCATACTCTGTGCTTGAAGGTTGCGTCAtccaaagcataaaaaaaacaaaaaaacaaaaaaactactGAAACATAATGCTCAAAGTGGCCCAGGAATTGCAAGACACGCTAATGCTTAGGCTTTGGAGCGGTCAGTACAACGAAGGCACCCAAACAGAATTCATTATGTGTCACCCGGCAACAAACGCGAGAAATGAAAACGAAGTGTCACCTAGAGTGAAGAAACGAAGAATGAACAGGCCGAACCAGTACAAACCGAAGTAACTATACAATAGTTAGCGCATCAAAATCGTCAGGACAATTGACGTTCCGCAAAACGGTGTGACTTTCAGCAGACAGCTAAGAATTTTTAGAAAGAACTGATGACAAATGTTTTTGCATCGTGGCACTGTACagatctctacccgagaaacgtcatcatgacgttggtaaacggactgaaaccgaaacaaatcggaagaagAGGTCTGggctccacgaatgggcactcgttctctgcctcctactgaaagaaaagtaggaccgaaggtcgcgtccctttcaggggccatcgttcccctcaagaccgtggctttcggggaCGAACCGTAGTTTAACCCTACCAAAATGGAGGCTTtgtcgaacgctatgacgtcatttgtatACAAGCAAGGAGAGCTCTATTGGTAGGGTGAGATAGGTATGTCGTTTTAGATGCCCCGCTCATAGACAGCCAAATAGGGCTTCTAAGCAGTGCATACttaatttctttttgtttcccttagttttcattttctttatttttttgctttttcgaACAGCAACTACATGGTGATGTTCTGACGACCGTGGGTACGATACTGAATGTCCAACTTCGATTTCCACACTTGGATGGCCTTAGACAAACAGGTGGCTCAAGCTGCCGTTAAATCAGCGTCAAACAGCGGAGGTTAccatcttgtggaacgcagtTGCCAGACCCGGAAACACGAAGTTCGCCCGTGACGGCGACACAGAACGCCGCCGTTGTatttttgtcatattttaaGCAGAAAGCTGAGACAGGTGTAGCCGGTGGAGGAAGGGTTTTTAATAACAGTCGGAAGGCATAGAAGCCGAGACCAGGATCAATTGGCCACGGTCTCGCGTGATGGTCAGAGCGATGGGGATGATTGCGATCCGTGATCTTCTTCACATATTTGCTTAAACAAATGAATTTATTGAGAACAACAACTAACAACAACCTTATTTgaagatggagagtggggaggttcatcgtcagaggcgatactctaccccattgctggtggggatgtggggaacaaagaaaataatgagcccctttgCAATAACGAttgaagtccgatggtgttcaGAAATTTCAAAAGAggtttgagcgcagatcgttgctgggctggattggggcagggaccaagcaatttcgatagggagaaggggcgagagtccagctgactgagAGACTCGGGGAGTGCACTTCGGGAAGATTGGtcgtgtgggcaatgaagaagaatatactccagatcctcaagagcaccacagtggcagcagatgggagagtcaacttgtctcaagcgcactctttaaaaaaagggtgtaccttaactcctttccttg
Protein-coding sequences here:
- the LOC135374152 gene encoding serine/threonine-protein phosphatase 6 regulatory ankyrin repeat subunit B-like, which encodes MAADESGWKPLHRCAYMNDIKSVEQLLQKDPSLAKQGDDNELTPLAIAAYNGHMEIMEMLLPHSDVNAKDSNYRTALHWAAFMDKPQAVERLLRVENIDVNIQAKNGLTALHMGVASNAKEVVELLIKKEGIKLDIGDENKLTPLHWGGIRGFTEVVGLLKDADQNAPDKIGKTPLQWAATNGHTEVIKKMKEVESTNVDALDEKNRTALYWAAYNGNTESVKALLEAGADINARDQKGLTALHVAATNEHKAIVELLIEHKVDVNVQDDFKRIALHWCSYMAYPDIVKSLLDAGSDVNVQDKDGYTPLHWATMAGDGAIVQFLLDKNSNVDLKDNRNRTARDLAFSLDYKSIVDSIDNYGASTSGAAGGSTGDDEIEID